Sequence from the Amaranthus tricolor cultivar Red isolate AtriRed21 chromosome 1, ASM2621246v1, whole genome shotgun sequence genome:
taataataataataataacaataataataataataataataataacaataataataataataataataataataataataataataacaataataataataataataataataacaataataataataacaataataataacaataataataataacaataataacaataataataacaataataataataataataataataataataataataataataataataataataataataataataataatagtaataataataataataataataataataataataatagtaatagtaataataataataatagtaataataataataataataataataataataataataataataataataataataataataataataataataacaataataataataacaataataactataataataataataacaataataataacaataataataataataataactataataataataataataatactaataataataataataataacaataataataataataataataataataataataataataataataataataataataataataataatagtaatagtaataataataatattaataataataacaataataataataacaataataataacaataataataataacaataataacaataataataacaataataataataataataataataataataataataataataataatagtaataataataataataaaaatagtagtagtaataataataataatagtaataataataataataataataataataataataataataataataataataatagtaataataataataatagcaataataataacaataataataataataataataataataacaaaaataataataacaataataataacaataacaataataacaataataacaataataataacaataataataataacaataataataataattataataataataataataataataataataataataataataataataataataataataataataataataataataataataataataatagtaatagtaataataataataataataataataataataataataataataataataacaataataataataataataataataataataacaataataataataacaattataacaataataataataataacaataataataataacaataataataataataacaataataataacaataataataacaataataataataacaataataataataattataataataataataataacaataataataataacaataataataataataacaataataataacaataataataacaataataataataataataataataataataataataataataataataataataataataataataataataataataataataatagtaatagtaataataataataataataataataataataataataataataataataataacaataataataataataataataataataacaataataataataacaattataacaataataataataataacaataataataataacaataataataataataacaataataataacaataataataacaataataataataacaataataataataattataataataataataataataataataataataataataataataatagtaatagtaataataataataatagtaataataataataataataataataataataataataataataacaataataacaataataacaataatgataataatgacaataataataataataacaataataataataataacaatactaataataataataataacaataataataataataacaaaaataataataacaataaataataataataataataacaataataataataataataataataataataataataataataataataatagtaataataataataataataataataataacaataataagaataataacaataataagaataataaaaataataagaataataacaataataagaataataacaataataataataataacaataataataataataacaataataataataataacaataataacaataataataataataataataataataataataataataataataataataataataacaataataataataataataataataataataataataataataataataatcgtaataataataataataataataataataacaataataataataataataataataataataataataataataataataataataataataataataataataataataataatagtaataataataataataataataataatagtaatagtaataataataataataatagtaataataataacaataataataataataataataataataataacaataataataataacaataataacaataataataacaataataataataataaaaataataataataataataataataataataataataataatactagtaacaataataataataacaataataacaataataataataataacaataataataacaataataataataataacaataacaataataataacaataacaacaataataataataataataataataataataataataataataataataataataataataataataataataataataacaataataacaataatgacaataataataataataacaataatgacaataataataataataacaaaaataataacaacaataataataataataataataataataataacaataataataataataataataataataataataataataataataataataataataataataataataataataacaataataagaataataacaataataagaataataaaaataataacaataataacaataataagaataataacaataataataataataacaataataataataataacaataataataataataacaataataacaataataataataataataataataataataataataataataacaataataataataataataataataataataatcgtaataataataataataataacaataataataataataataataataataataataataataatagtaataataataataataataataataataatagtaatagtaataataataataataataataataataataataataataataataataataataataataataataataataataataataataatagtaataataataataataataataataatagtaatagtaataataataataataatagtaataataataacaataataataataataataataataataataacaataataataataacaataataataacaataataataataacaataataacaattataataacaataataataataataataataataataataataataataataataataataataataataataataataataataataataataattataataataataataataataatagtaataataataataataataataataatagtaatagtaataataataataatagtagtaataataataataataataataataataataataataataataataataataataataataataataataataataataataacaataataataataacaataataacaataataataataataacaataataataacaataataataataataacaataacaataataataacaacaacaacaacaacaataataataataataataataataataataataataataataataacaataataataacaataataataataataataataataataataatagtaataataataataataataatagtaatagtaataataataataataatagtaataataataacaataataataataataataataataataataaaaataataataataacaataataataacaataataataataacaataataacaataataataacaataataataataataataataataataata
This genomic interval carries:
- the LOC130820561 gene encoding uncharacterized protein LOC130820561; protein product: NNNNNNNNNNNNNNNNNNNNNNNNNYNNNNNNNNNNNNNNNNYNNNNNNNNNNNNNSNSNNNNNSSNNNNNNNNNNNNNNNNNNNNNNNNNNNNNNNNNNNNNNNNNNNNNNNNNNNNNNNNNNNNNNNNNNNNNNNNNNNNNNNNNNNNKNNNYNNNNNNNNNNNNNNNNNNNNNNNNNNNNNNNNNNNNNNNNNNNNNNNNNNNNNNNNNNNNNNNNNNNNNNNNNNNNNNNNNNNNNNNNNNNNNNNSNNNNNNNNNNNNSNSNNNNNSNNNNNNNNNNNNNNNNNNNNNNNNNNNNNNNNNYNNNNNNNNNNNNNNNNYNNNNNNTNNNNNNNNNNNNNNNNNNNNNNNNNNNNNNSNSNNNNINNNNNNNN
- the LOC130820552 gene encoding uncharacterized protein LOC130820552 is translated as NNNNNNNNNNNNNNNNNNNNNNNNNNNNNNNNNNNNRNNNNNNNNNNNNNNNNNNNNNSNNNNNNNNNNSNSNNNNNNNNNNNNNNNNNNNNNNNNNNNNNSNNNNNNNNNSNSNNNNNNSNNNNNNNNNNNNNNNNNNNNNNNNNNNNNNNNNYNNNNNNNNNNNNNNNNNNNNNNNNNNNNNNNYNNNNNNNSNNNNNNNNNSNSNNNNNSSNNNNNNNNNNNNNNNNNNNNNNNNNNNNNNNNNNNNNNNNNNNNNNNNNNNNNNNNNNNNNNNNNNNNNNNNNNNNNNNNNNNNNNNNNNNNNNSNNNNNNNSNSNNNNNNSNNNNNNNNNNNNNNKNNNNNNNNNNNNNNNNNNNNNNNNNNNNNNNNNNNNNNNNNNNNNNSNNNNNNNNNNNNNNNNNNNNNNNNNNNNNNNNNNNNNNNNNNNNNNNNNNNNNNNNNNNNNNKNNNNNNNNNNNNNNNDNNNNNNNNNNNTNTNNNNNNNNNNNNKNNNNNNNNNNNNNNNNNNNNNNNNNN